In Pseudomonas deceptionensis, a single window of DNA contains:
- the colR gene encoding two-component system response regulator ColR produces the protein MRILLVEDNRDILANLADYLGLKGYTVDCAQDGLSGLHLAATEHYDLIVLDIMLPGIDGYTLCKRLREDARRDTPVIMLTARDQLDDRLQGFKSGADDYLLKPFALSELAARIEAVLRRAQGGGRRELQVGELRYDLDTLEVTREGRLLKLNPVGLKLLAVLMQKSPHVLRREVLEEALWGDDCPDSDSLRSHVHQLRQVIDKPFDKPLLQTVHGVGYRLAEIRDGV, from the coding sequence ATGCGAATTCTATTGGTTGAAGACAACCGCGATATCCTCGCCAACCTGGCGGACTACCTGGGGCTAAAAGGCTATACCGTTGACTGCGCGCAGGACGGTTTGTCAGGTTTGCACCTGGCGGCTACCGAGCACTACGACCTGATCGTGCTGGACATCATGCTGCCCGGTATCGACGGCTATACCCTGTGCAAACGCCTGCGCGAAGACGCCCGCCGCGATACGCCGGTCATCATGCTGACTGCCCGCGACCAGCTGGATGACCGTCTGCAAGGTTTCAAGTCTGGCGCAGATGACTACCTGCTCAAACCGTTTGCCCTGTCGGAACTGGCCGCGCGAATCGAGGCGGTACTGCGTCGCGCCCAGGGCGGAGGCCGGCGCGAGTTGCAGGTCGGCGAGTTGCGCTACGACCTCGACACTCTCGAAGTGACCCGTGAAGGCCGCCTGCTCAAGCTCAACCCGGTGGGCCTCAAGCTGCTGGCGGTGCTGATGCAAAAAAGCCCCCACGTACTGCGCCGCGAAGTGCTGGAAGAAGCCCTGTGGGGCGACGACTGCCCGGACAGCGACAGCCTGCGCAGCCACGTACACCAATTGCGCCAAGTGATCGATAAACCGTTCGACAAGCCTTTGTTGCAAACCGTACACGGTGTGGGCTACCGCCTCGCCGAGATTCGCGATGGAGTTTAA
- a CDS encoding sensor histidine kinase: protein MEFKQSLSQRIIIAFALMSALVAGTFAVGIIATVHLVEEKLISAGLGGDLQRLLLMDNVADWNHRPKPSQLFYFSGGRGDFALPKDLRHLDPGFHEVFRDQLSYHAMAEVVDGRRYVLLQDQSDFEERERVLFAVVVVGFVLALALAVFLGWTLARRVMAPVVRLARQVRHRDQLLGLAPPLAPDYAADEVGELAVAFDATLGRLRDTLTRERLFTSDVSHELRTPLMVLASSCELLLENPSLDQRSRSQVERISRACEEMRELVQTFLMLARAQHEDASMSPTVTLSTVAEGLISLWREPIEAKGLELIYDPGNPLDARYNATFLHAVMGNLLRNALHYTDTGFIRLTLEPSGFVVEDSGVGIPEEKRQAMFQPFVRGSEKRGEGLGLGLSLVQRICDSQGWRVTLTTMEPNGCRFHVELDPADA, encoded by the coding sequence ATGGAGTTTAAGCAAAGCCTTTCCCAGCGGATCATCATCGCGTTTGCCTTGATGAGTGCGTTGGTGGCGGGGACATTCGCAGTGGGCATTATTGCCACCGTGCATCTGGTCGAAGAAAAGCTGATCTCGGCCGGGCTGGGCGGCGATTTGCAGCGCCTGTTGTTAATGGACAACGTGGCCGACTGGAACCATCGGCCCAAGCCAAGCCAGCTGTTTTACTTCAGCGGCGGGCGGGGCGACTTTGCGTTGCCCAAAGACCTGCGTCACCTGGACCCGGGTTTTCATGAAGTGTTTCGTGACCAGTTGTCGTATCACGCGATGGCTGAAGTGGTCGATGGCCGGCGATATGTCCTGCTGCAAGATCAGAGCGATTTTGAAGAGCGCGAGCGCGTGCTGTTTGCCGTGGTTGTGGTCGGTTTCGTACTGGCGCTGGCGCTGGCGGTCTTTTTGGGCTGGACCCTGGCTCGCCGGGTAATGGCTCCGGTGGTGCGGCTGGCCCGCCAGGTTCGTCATCGTGATCAGTTGCTGGGGCTGGCACCACCGCTGGCGCCGGACTACGCGGCCGATGAAGTGGGCGAGTTGGCAGTGGCGTTCGACGCCACGCTGGGCCGCTTGCGTGACACCCTGACCCGCGAACGGTTGTTCACCAGTGACGTGAGCCACGAGCTGCGTACACCCTTGATGGTTCTGGCAAGTTCCTGCGAGCTGTTGCTGGAAAACCCGTCACTGGACCAGCGCAGTCGCTCACAGGTGGAGCGCATATCGCGCGCTTGTGAAGAGATGCGCGAACTGGTGCAGACCTTCCTGATGCTGGCCCGAGCGCAACATGAAGATGCCAGCATGTCGCCCACGGTGACTCTTTCAACCGTTGCCGAAGGCCTGATCAGCCTGTGGCGTGAGCCCATTGAGGCCAAGGGTCTGGAGCTGATTTATGACCCGGGCAACCCGCTCGATGCCCGCTATAACGCCACTTTCCTGCACGCGGTCATGGGTAACTTGCTGCGCAATGCATTGCATTACACCGACACCGGCTTTATCCGGTTGACCCTTGAGCCCAGCGGCTTTGTGGTGGAAGACAGTGGTGTCGGTATCCCGGAAGAAAAGCGTCAGGCCATGTTCCAGCCCTTTGTTCGCGGCAGCGAAAAACGTGGCGAAGGCCTCGGGCTGGGTCTGTCACTGGTTCAGCGGATCTGCGACAGCCAGGGCTGGCGTGTGACCCTCACCACGA